AAGTCCGCCAATCCTGGCGATATGGGACTCCGTGAACGCCAATCCCTGCTCGTTAAGCAGCCCGTCGTGGATCTGAAAGGCGTGCGGGGCCCGGACCGAGACAACAAAGTCAACCACTTCACAGACTTTTGACCAGGGCGCGTGAACCGGCACCAAAAGCGTACCCACACTCACCCCGTGGGGGACTATCAGCGAATCTCCGGGGTGGTAGAGGTCATCGTCGATTAAGTACCCCACGTTGGCCACAACCGGAATCGAGGGATGGATTACTGCGTGTTGACCGCCAAAACATTGCACGGCGAATCCTGCAACAGCAAAAGTATCACCGGCAGCGGCGTCAAGGATCCGTCCTTCATAGCCAGAGGCCCGTATCCTCAGGTCCCGAGCCACACCAGCCGGGGCGTAAACCAGTAACGCTGGTGCGTTGGCCAGAGCGTGAGCCAGCACCTCGCCGTCGTAATGATCGGCGTGTTCGTGGGTAATGAGCACAGCGTCGGCGCCTTCAAGGGCTGTGGCCGACTCGGAGAAAACACCCGGGTCCAGGACCAACACGCGGCCATCCTGCTCAAGGCGAACGCAAGCGTGGGTGTACTTTGTGAGCAACATGCTGCCAGCATATGCCTGACTCCCCCCGCCCCACCATGGAATGCCCGCACAAATGTTCCCCTGCAGGTGCGCTAGGCTGGTTGATTGAATCCCGCAACGAGGAAATGAGTTGGCACAATGTCAGATGTCCCGGTGAAGGAGCAGCGCGTCACCAAGCAGCGCATCGCTATCAGCGCCGCCATGGACACCTTGGATGACTTTGTCAGCACGCAGGAACTGCACCGTAAACTGCATGGGCAAGGTACCCGGGTTTCCCTGGCCACAACCTACAGGATCTTGGCGTCCATGGCCGAAGAGGGACTACTGGATACCCTGCGCAACAGTGACGGTGAGGCCGTTTACCGTCGCTGCAACGCCACAAACCACCACCACCATCTGCTATGTAGAAACTGTGGCAAAACCGTAGAGGTTGAGGCGCCGGCGGTGGAAAGCTGGGCGGCCAGGATCGCCCAAGAAAACGGTTTCACCCAAGTTCAGCACACAGTGGAAATCTACGGTCTCTGCCCGGAGTGCTCGGCCAAGAGATAGACTCGCTAGGCGTTGATGTGAACTGGCATACTAATGCCATGAACCGCAATGAACGTTCCCACAAAACCTCGGCTACCGAGCTCAAAGGAGCGCGCACCCTAGCGCCGTCGATGTTTGTCAGCAGCCCTTTCCGTTGGGGTTTCACAGTGACTCTTGGGGTGCTAGTAGCTCTGCTGCTGGCGTTCACAATCAGCAACCTCACCAATGTGCTTTTTGCAGTCTTTGCTGCCCTGTTCATTAGCCTCGGTTTGGACCCGCTTGTCCGCTGGTTTCAACGCAAGGGTTTGAGCCGGGCCATGTCGCTGCTGACAGTGATCCTGCTCTTCATACTCGTTGTTGTGGGCCTTGTTGCCTTGATCACCCCTCTCATTGTTGAACAGTCAAACCATCTAGTCGCTACCCTGCCGGGACAGGTTCAGGCGATGCAAACGGATGGGTGGTTCGATGACCTTGATAAGAAAACCAACGGAATGGCTCAGCAGGCCCTTGTCTGGGTCAACTCCTTGTTGACTGACCCGAAGATTTGGGCTCAGGTTGGTGGAGGTGCGCTTGCCGTAGGCGTGGCGCTTGCCAGTGGTTTCTCTACGGGTCTATTCATCTTTATCTTAACGATCTACTTTGTGGCAACGCTGGATACCATGAAGAAAGCCGGCTACTCGCTCATCGACGCATCCAAGCGCGAAACAGTGATCAGCTATGCCGAGCGGATCATGGACTCGATTGGCCGCTACCTTAGCGGCATGGCGGTTCTTGCCGCGATCAACGCCGTCTATAGTTTTATTCTGCTTACGGTGGTGGGCTCCCCCTATGCCGTCATCATTGCAACCCTGGCCCTCTTCGTTACCTTGATTCCTTTAGTGGGAACGGTGCTGACCACGGCGTTGATGACAATCGTGGCTTTGTTCACCTCACCCACTGCTGCCCTGATCGTTTTGATTGCGATGCTTGTCTACATGCAGCTTGAAGCGTATGTATTTACGCCAAAAGTCATGAGTAAAGCCGTTCATGTGCCCGGCTCAATCGTACTGATCTCTGCATTGGCCGGGGGCACACTTCTTGGCCTGGCCGGGGCCCTGGTGGCGATCCCCATCTCAGCCGGGATCATCTTGATCATTCGTGAAGTGGTGATACCAGCCCGGGCTAGGCGCTAACCGCTCGCGTTGCCCAACCACGACGCCTGCGCCAGGCACCGGCCACTTTACAGATCAGGTAAATCACAAAGGACAGCGTTGTCACGTAGGGACTGATGGGGATACTGCCACCCAGTGCCAGCATGATGCCGCCAACAGTTGAGATCATGGCAAAAGCCACGCTCAGCAGCACCACCATACGCGGCGCCGCCGTGACCTGCAGGGCGGCTGCAGCTGGGGTAATTAACAACGCCAGTACAAGCAACGCCCCAACCACTTGAATCGAAAGTGCAACGGCGATGCCCAGCAAGAACATGAAGGCCAGCGAAAGGCTCCGTACGGGAACCCCACGCGCCGTAGCAATGTCTGGGTCTGCGCTAGCGAAGGTCAGCGGCCGCCAGATCAGCGCCAGCCCTGCCACAACCACAAGCGCCGTGCCAGCCAGAACGGAGAGCGCGGTGGTGTCAACCGAGACAATCTGACCTGTGAGCAAACCAAATTTATTGGCGGCGCGGCCCTCATAAAGGGATAAAAATAGGATTCCAAGTCCCAGCCCAAAAGGCATGATGACGCCAATGACAGAGTTCTTTTCACGAGCCCGGACCCCCATCACTCCCAGCAATAAAGCCGCAAGGATTGAGCCAACAAGGGATCCAAAGATGACATCCGCGCCGATCAACAGCGCAAAAGCTGCTCCGGCAAAAGAAAGTTCTGCTATCCCGTGAACGGCAAAAGCAAGGTCGCGCATCATGACGAATGTGCCAATGAGCCCGCCTACAACGCCCAGAATGGCACCGGCGAGCAAAGTGTCCCTGAACAGGGGAAGGAGTTCGCCGTAGTTGGTGAAGTTAAAAACTGCGTCGCTAAAATCCAGCCAATTCATGAATTTTCCTGCCTATGCATGCGTTCTACCCGTGCTAAGCCGTCAGGGCTGCCCGCGTCGGGTGAAGTGCTTGCGATATGGCTAGCTTCTCGATGCGCATGCTCCACGTGTTGGCCTTGGGTATGTCCATCAATGACTGAGTCGGGCCGGCCCACAACAACCAGCCGGCCTGCCACATTAAGTACCTCCACTTGAGTGCCATACAGCTTTGAGAGCACTTCGGAGCGCATAACTTCTTCGGGGGTGCCCAGCGTAAACCGGCCACCGGCCAGGTACAGCACCCTGTCCACGTGTTCTAAGATCGGGTTGATCTCATGGGTGACAAAGACCACGGCAGTTCCGTTGTCCTTGGCTTGTTTACCCACCAAAGCGCTGACTGCCTTTTGATGATGCATGTCAAGGGAGAGCAGCGGTTCATCGCACAGCAAGACTTTGGGATTAGCTGCCATGGCCTGGGCGATTCGCAGTCTCTGCTGTTCACCGCCTGAAAGCATTCCCACAGGGATATGTGCGTAGCTGGTTGCACCCACTTTTTGAAGCAACTCATCCACACGTTTGCGGTACGCCTTGCCGCGGATGCGAAAACCCCACTTATCACCGTCCACGCCAAGCCCTACAAGGTCACGGGCTCGCAGTGCAGTATCGAGCGCAAAATTTCTTTGCTGGGGAACGTAACCAATACTGCGATTGCCACGTTTGGCGCGCGCTCCATCCACTGTTAGCAGCCCGGAACTCAGCGGAGTTAGTCCCAGAAGGATTTTGAGGAAACTGGTTTTACCGCTTCCATTAGCGCCTAGAACGGCAAGGAATTCACCGGGGCGTACCTCTAGGTTCAGGTCCTGCCAGAGGGTACGCGTCCCGTATTTCAAGGTGCCACGTTTGAGCGTGATCACGGGTTGGACCGGTGCGCTCATTTGGCGTCCATGGTTTTCAGTCCCTGCTCCAAATGTGAGACGTTGGCAAGCATCCAGTTTACATAGTGGGTGTTTTCCGGGAGGGTCTCAGCAAAATTCACGACAGGTATTCCTGCGGCCTCGCATGCCGTCTTAATCTGGCTGGTTTGCGGCCCCTCGGTTTGCTGATTGTAAGCCAACAACGCGATTTTTCCAGACGCGATCAGCGAGAGGACTTCCGCTACTGTCGCTGCAGGAACGTCCGCGCCATTCTCAACTGCTTCGGTAAATTTAGCCGGGGTCGTGTTGACCAAACCGGCCTCCTCGAGCAGATACATGGGCACAGGCTCAGTGATGGCAACAGCGGTTCCGCTGTACGCCTTTTTCACATCGATGAGACGTGTTTGAAGCTCTTTCAACTGTGCTTTGAACTCATCAGCGTGCGTGGCGAAGCTGGCTGCCTCTGCTGGCAGAGCAGCGGAAAAGCGTTGCACAAGCTGATCGGCGAGTTTGGACATGGTGGGTAGTGAGTACCAGACGTGTTCATTAAAGTCTGCTCCACTATCCAATCCGGAAAGCTCGCTGACGTTGATGATGTTTTCCGCATCCAGCTGCCCTTTGGCTAGCTGGGGGAAGAAATCGTCATAACCGCCACCGTTCTCAATGCCAATCTGAGCTTTGGAGACAGCTAGTTTGTCTTGTGCGTTGGCCTCGTATCCGTGCGGATCAGCATTGGCGCTGGAAATGATGGCATGGACGCGCACGTACTCACCACCGATGGCTTGGGCAACATCTGCGTACACACTGGTTGTAGCCACCACCGAGACAGTGCCATCAGTAGTTTGGTCAGCGCCGACTCCACCTGCGCCGCCTCCACCTCCGCCGCCACTGCAAGCCCCCACAGTCAGGGTCAGGGCCAGGGAGGCGCCCAGCAGAAGCAGTGTGCGGCGGTTGTGGAGCATAAGATTCCTTCAAAGAGCGCTAATGAGAACTGTTACTAATAACAATTAGCATAGCGCATATTAGGAATCATTCGCATCAAGCTTTTCTGCGCTCCTGAATATGGGTCTGCGTGGCATCACGGATCTCACCGACCAGCTGCTCAATGACGTCCTCCAGGAACAAGACACCCATGGTTTGCTCGTGCTCGTCAATAACCCGTGCCATATGAGAACCGGTGCGCTGCATGGTTGCCAGCACATCCTCAATTTCTTCATTGGATTGCAAGTTCACCATGGAGCGTACGCGGGCTTCGCCGATCGGCATTTGATACCGTTCAACCGGAATCCGCAGCACGTCTTTCAAGTGCAGGTATCCCAGCAAGGCCCCTTCTGCATCCGTAAAGACGAACCGCGAGAACCCGGTCTTGCCAACCTTGTGCTCAAAATCGACGGGGGTAGCGGCGGCAGGCAGGGTCACCAAATCTGTCAGTGGAACCATGATGCCGCGCGCAGTTTGAGAGGAGAACTCAAGGGCGCCGGTGATGAGCCCCGTCTGGTCATCTACCAGCCCGGTTCGCGTCGATTCTTGCACAATTGACTGCACCTCTTCCAAAGTAAAGCTGGAGGAGACCTCATCTTGGGGAACAATGCCAAACAACCGCACTATATGGTTCGCGGTCCAGTTCAAAGCCACAATAACGGGGCGCACCACCTTGCTGATAAGCACCAGTGGTGGAGCCAACAAAAGTGCTGCCTTGTCCGCCGCTGACACGCTCATATTTTTGGGAACCATCTCCCCAAAGGTCACGTGCAAAAAGGTCACCAAAGCCAACGTGATGACAAAAGCGACGGGGCTGGCCACGTTATCCGCCACGCCCACTGTATGCAGTGGAGCAGCCAACAGGTGATGAATGGCAGGCTCGGAGACGTTCAGAATCAAGAGGGAACACACAGTGATACCCAATTGTGAACAGGCCAGCATGAGGGAGACGTTTTCCATAGCACCCAGGGTGACTTTGGCACGTTTGGAGCCGGCATCCGCCAGCGGCTCAATCTGGCTGCGCCGGGCTGTCATGACAGCAAATTCAGCTGCCACAAAGAAAGCATTGCCGAACAACAGCACTATGAGCCAGAGAATTCCTACCCAGGGGTTCACAGGGAATCACCTGCTCCGGCCGAGCCGTCTACTTCGTTCGCATCGGGGGAAGGCGCCGCAATAAAACGGATCCTATCTATCCGGCGTCGTTCCACCCTGTCAACCACCAACAGTCCACCTTCTACTGCCACGGTGTCACCAACAGTGGCGATGCGGCCCAGCTCAGCCATCATGAAGCCGGCAACAGTTTCATAGCCGGCCTCATCAGGGACGGTGAGCGGGCCAATACGTTCGGAGACCTCATCCGGACGCATAAGCCCTGGGAAGAACCACGTGCCGTCGGCCGCCAAAAGAATCCCGGGTTTGACCCTGTCGTGTTCATCGGAAACTTCCCCAACAATCTCCTCCACTAGATCCTCAAGTGTGGTGACCCCGGCCGTGCCGCCGTATTCATCCTGCACAACAGCCATCTGCAGGTTTCCTTCACGCAGTTCAAGGATCAGTGCGTCAAGATGCACGGTTTCGGGGACGCGCAAAACATCAGTCATGATGGCGCCCACTTCAATGTCTGATCTTTTGTGGAATGGAATCGAGACAGCCTTTTTCAGGTGCACAACACCGAGGATCTGATCAGCTGACTCCCCGATGACGGGAAATCTGGAGTATCCGGTGCGCCTGGCGACGTCAATGATCTCATCAACTGATTTGGTACTTTCAATAGTTTCAACCCGCATGCGAGGGGTCATGACATCAGCGGCTGTGCGCTGGGAAAAGCTCAAGGTACGGGCTATAAAAGTTGCCGTTCCCACATCCAGTGTTCCCATAGCTGCCGAGCGGCGGACCAAGGAGGCAAGTTCGGCAGGAGATCGTGCGCCTGAAATTTCTTCCTTGGCCTCCATTCCAAAGAGGTTCAAGACCTTGTTGGAGAAGCCATTCAAAACCACGATTGCCGGTTTGAAGATGGCAGTGAAAACCAGCTGAGGCCTGGCAACTAGCTTGCCAATTTCAAGAGACTTGGCAATGGCCATGTTCTTTGGGACAAGCTCGCCAATCAGCATCGACAAAAGCGTGGCAATCAGCATGGCAAGGGCAAGGGCAACGCCAGTAATTGCCGGCTCCGGAACGCCAACTGCGCCCAAAGGTCCAGCCAACAAGACGCCCAAGGAGGGTTCCATGAGGAAACCAGTCAGCAGGGTGGTCAAGGTAATACCCAACTGGCAACTGGAAAGTTGCGTGGACAGCGATTTCAAACAGTGCAGAAGAGGCTGGGCTGCCTTATCGCCGCTATTGACGGCGCGCTGGACAGTTGATTGATCAAGGGCCACAAGGGAAAATTCAACGGCAACGAAGAATCCGGTGCCAAGGATCAGCAGCAGACCTGCTGCCAAAAGTATCCATTCCATTTACAGCTCCCCCCGAGAGATCGCGTTGCCTAACGCGAGCTGCGCTACTGCGCGAAGGCGGGGGTTGGCCGCCGGCGGAGGGTGGTCGGCGCTGGGGCCGACCGCGGCCGGAGTTGCTGCCGGCGTCTCTGAACTGTGGTCACTGGTGCGGGGGGTGCCGGCATTGTCAACGCGGTTACAGGAAGCAATTTCGATGCTCTGCAAGCCGTTGCGCCGGCCCCTAGATTTACTTTTCATAGGATTTCAAGTCTACCTCAGCACCCCGCCTCCTCAGCAAAAGCTGGCATGAAGCGTGCATGAACAGCAGCTGGGAAATTGCAGTGAGGATACGGCGTACTTCTTCTTAGCCGTATTTACCCGCCGTGACTATCTTGCCAGCCTTGAGTATTACTTACCTGCCGTGAATATCTTGCCTATCCGTTGACAGGTGCAAGGCGTTAGTACCCGGGCAGGAGGCTGTGCTGCCCCAACGCATGGAAGGTGCGGCTGTGGTAAACAATGGGTGTGCCAGTGTTTTCCGGTGCGATGATCTCCACCACTTCCGCCGCCAACAATAATGATCCTCCGGCAGGTGTGCGGCTCAGAACTTTACAGCGCAGCGCGTATCCGCCGTGCAAGAGCAAGGGCTCTCCGGTTGCCAGAGTGGA
This genomic window from Arthrobacter sp. TMP15 contains:
- a CDS encoding MBL fold metallo-hydrolase, whose translation is MLLTKYTHACVRLEQDGRVLVLDPGVFSESATALEGADAVLITHEHADHYDGEVLAHALANAPALLVYAPAGVARDLRIRASGYEGRILDAAAGDTFAVAGFAVQCFGGQHAVIHPSIPVVANVGYLIDDDLYHPGDSLIVPHGVSVGTLLVPVHAPWSKVCEVVDFVVSVRAPHAFQIHDGLLNEQGLAFTESHIARIGGLHGVKFRHLHAGQSVEI
- a CDS encoding Fur family transcriptional regulator, with translation MSDVPVKEQRVTKQRIAISAAMDTLDDFVSTQELHRKLHGQGTRVSLATTYRILASMAEEGLLDTLRNSDGEAVYRRCNATNHHHHLLCRNCGKTVEVEAPAVESWAARIAQENGFTQVQHTVEIYGLCPECSAKR
- a CDS encoding hemolysin family protein, with amino-acid sequence MNPWVGILWLIVLLFGNAFFVAAEFAVMTARRSQIEPLADAGSKRAKVTLGAMENVSLMLACSQLGITVCSLLILNVSEPAIHHLLAAPLHTVGVADNVASPVAFVITLALVTFLHVTFGEMVPKNMSVSAADKAALLLAPPLVLISKVVRPVIVALNWTANHIVRLFGIVPQDEVSSSFTLEEVQSIVQESTRTGLVDDQTGLITGALEFSSQTARGIMVPLTDLVTLPAAATPVDFEHKVGKTGFSRFVFTDAEGALLGYLHLKDVLRIPVERYQMPIGEARVRSMVNLQSNEEIEDVLATMQRTGSHMARVIDEHEQTMGVLFLEDVIEQLVGEIRDATQTHIQERRKA
- a CDS encoding ABC transporter ATP-binding protein gives rise to the protein MSAPVQPVITLKRGTLKYGTRTLWQDLNLEVRPGEFLAVLGANGSGKTSFLKILLGLTPLSSGLLTVDGARAKRGNRSIGYVPQQRNFALDTALRARDLVGLGVDGDKWGFRIRGKAYRKRVDELLQKVGATSYAHIPVGMLSGGEQQRLRIAQAMAANPKVLLCDEPLLSLDMHHQKAVSALVGKQAKDNGTAVVFVTHEINPILEHVDRVLYLAGGRFTLGTPEEVMRSEVLSKLYGTQVEVLNVAGRLVVVGRPDSVIDGHTQGQHVEHAHREASHIASTSPDAGSPDGLARVERMHRQENS
- a CDS encoding hemolysin family protein; its protein translation is MEWILLAAGLLLILGTGFFVAVEFSLVALDQSTVQRAVNSGDKAAQPLLHCLKSLSTQLSSCQLGITLTTLLTGFLMEPSLGVLLAGPLGAVGVPEPAITGVALALAMLIATLLSMLIGELVPKNMAIAKSLEIGKLVARPQLVFTAIFKPAIVVLNGFSNKVLNLFGMEAKEEISGARSPAELASLVRRSAAMGTLDVGTATFIARTLSFSQRTAADVMTPRMRVETIESTKSVDEIIDVARRTGYSRFPVIGESADQILGVVHLKKAVSIPFHKRSDIEVGAIMTDVLRVPETVHLDALILELREGNLQMAVVQDEYGGTAGVTTLEDLVEEIVGEVSDEHDRVKPGILLAADGTWFFPGLMRPDEVSERIGPLTVPDEAGYETVAGFMMAELGRIATVGDTVAVEGGLLVVDRVERRRIDRIRFIAAPSPDANEVDGSAGAGDSL
- a CDS encoding zinc ABC transporter substrate-binding protein, with translation MLHNRRTLLLLGASLALTLTVGACSGGGGGGGAGGVGADQTTDGTVSVVATTSVYADVAQAIGGEYVRVHAIISSANADPHGYEANAQDKLAVSKAQIGIENGGGYDDFFPQLAKGQLDAENIINVSELSGLDSGADFNEHVWYSLPTMSKLADQLVQRFSAALPAEAASFATHADEFKAQLKELQTRLIDVKKAYSGTAVAITEPVPMYLLEEAGLVNTTPAKFTEAVENGADVPAATVAEVLSLIASGKIALLAYNQQTEGPQTSQIKTACEAAGIPVVNFAETLPENTHYVNWMLANVSHLEQGLKTMDAK
- a CDS encoding AI-2E family transporter, which gives rise to MNRNERSHKTSATELKGARTLAPSMFVSSPFRWGFTVTLGVLVALLLAFTISNLTNVLFAVFAALFISLGLDPLVRWFQRKGLSRAMSLLTVILLFILVVVGLVALITPLIVEQSNHLVATLPGQVQAMQTDGWFDDLDKKTNGMAQQALVWVNSLLTDPKIWAQVGGGALAVGVALASGFSTGLFIFILTIYFVATLDTMKKAGYSLIDASKRETVISYAERIMDSIGRYLSGMAVLAAINAVYSFILLTVVGSPYAVIIATLALFVTLIPLVGTVLTTALMTIVALFTSPTAALIVLIAMLVYMQLEAYVFTPKVMSKAVHVPGSIVLISALAGGTLLGLAGALVAIPISAGIILIIREVVIPARARR
- a CDS encoding metal ABC transporter permease is translated as MNWLDFSDAVFNFTNYGELLPLFRDTLLAGAILGVVGGLIGTFVMMRDLAFAVHGIAELSFAGAAFALLIGADVIFGSLVGSILAALLLGVMGVRAREKNSVIGVIMPFGLGLGILFLSLYEGRAANKFGLLTGQIVSVDTTALSVLAGTALVVVAGLALIWRPLTFASADPDIATARGVPVRSLSLAFMFLLGIAVALSIQVVGALLVLALLITPAAAALQVTAAPRMVVLLSVAFAMISTVGGIMLALGGSIPISPYVTTLSFVIYLICKVAGAWRRRRGWATRAVSA